From a region of the Streptomyces sp. NBC_01454 genome:
- a CDS encoding YbaK/EbsC family protein, whose product MPVPMDAFDDVRPAVECLDLLAGPVAGALRDWQGSVAVEELRYVDTDPAIADTALLVERYGPWLLEQSANCVVVAGKRGGETTLAACVVLSHTRVDVNGLVRRQLGARKASFAPMDKAVGDSGMEFGGITPIGLPADWPLLVDTAVAEAPYALIGSGSRRGKLIVPGKALAELPSATLLDGLGTA is encoded by the coding sequence ATGCCCGTCCCGATGGATGCCTTTGACGATGTCCGGCCCGCCGTCGAGTGCCTGGACCTGCTGGCCGGGCCGGTGGCCGGCGCGCTGCGTGACTGGCAGGGGTCCGTGGCGGTGGAGGAGCTGCGCTACGTCGACACCGACCCGGCCATCGCGGACACCGCGCTGCTCGTCGAGCGCTACGGCCCCTGGCTGCTGGAGCAGTCGGCGAACTGTGTGGTGGTGGCCGGCAAGCGCGGCGGGGAGACCACCCTGGCCGCCTGTGTCGTCCTCTCGCACACCCGCGTCGACGTCAACGGGCTGGTACGCCGTCAACTGGGCGCCCGCAAGGCATCGTTCGCGCCGATGGACAAGGCGGTCGGCGACAGCGGGATGGAATTCGGCGGCATCACCCCGATCGGCCTGCCCGCCGACTGGCCGCTGCTGGTGGACACCGCCGTCGCCGAGGCCCCGTACGCCCTGATCGGCAGCGGCAGCCGCCGCGGCAAGCTCATCGTGCCCGGCAAGGCACTCGCCGAACTGCCCAGCGCCACACTCCTGGACGGCCTGGGCACCGCCTGA
- a CDS encoding helix-turn-helix domain-containing protein has protein sequence MTDLDQLTQSLARNLKHWRGERGFTLDALAARAGVSRGMIIQIEQARTNPSVGTTVKIADALGVSITTLLDYEQGPQVRIVAADEAVRLWSTEAGSFTTLLVGAEAPGPFELWDWRLMPGDRSASDPHPPGTVELLHVRTGTLTLVVDGVEHRVPAGSSATFEAKVPHAYRNDGGEPVGMTMSVIIPLAR, from the coding sequence GTGACGGATCTCGATCAGCTCACGCAGTCGCTCGCCCGCAACCTCAAGCACTGGCGCGGTGAGCGCGGATTCACCCTCGATGCGCTGGCGGCCCGTGCCGGGGTCAGCCGCGGCATGATCATCCAGATCGAGCAGGCCCGTACGAACCCGAGCGTGGGCACCACCGTCAAGATCGCCGACGCGCTCGGCGTCAGCATCACCACCCTGCTCGACTACGAGCAGGGCCCGCAGGTGCGCATCGTGGCCGCGGACGAGGCGGTCCGGCTCTGGTCCACCGAGGCCGGCAGCTTCACCACGCTCCTCGTGGGTGCCGAGGCCCCCGGGCCGTTCGAACTGTGGGACTGGCGGCTGATGCCCGGCGACCGCAGCGCCTCCGATCCGCATCCGCCCGGCACCGTCGAACTGCTGCATGTCCGCACCGGCACCCTGACGCTGGTCGTGGACGGCGTGGAGCACCGGGTGCCCGCCGGCTCCTCCGCGACGTTCGAGGCCAAGGTCCCCCACGCGTACCGCAATGACGGCGGGGAGCCGGTCGGGATGACCATGTCGGTGATCATCCCGCTCGCCCGCTGA
- a CDS encoding CoA-binding protein has product MYGDPTTIRRILTELGDTWAVVGLSNNEQRAAHGVAEVLQRYGKRIVPVHPKAETVHGEQGYPSLSAIPFPVDVVDVFVNSELAGGIADEAVALGARAVWFQLGVVDEAAWDRVHDSGLDMVMDRCPAIELPRLS; this is encoded by the coding sequence GTGTACGGCGACCCCACCACGATCCGCAGAATCCTCACCGAGCTCGGCGACACCTGGGCCGTCGTGGGGTTGTCGAACAACGAACAGCGCGCGGCGCACGGCGTCGCGGAGGTGCTGCAGCGTTACGGCAAGCGGATCGTGCCGGTGCACCCGAAGGCCGAGACGGTCCATGGCGAGCAGGGATATCCCTCGCTCTCCGCGATCCCGTTCCCGGTCGATGTGGTCGATGTCTTCGTCAACAGCGAGCTGGCGGGCGGTATAGCCGACGAGGCGGTGGCGCTGGGCGCGAGGGCCGTCTGGTTCCAGCTCGGGGTGGTCGACGAGGCGGCCTGGGACCGGGTGCACGACTCCGGGCTCGACATGGTGATGGACCGCTGTCCGGCGATCGAGCTGCCCCGTTTGAGCTGA
- a CDS encoding DMT family transporter, producing MTAVFALATSLLWGLADFGGGLLTRRLQALTVVVVSQTLAAVVLGAIVLATGGWREAGPQLWCAVGAGVVGPAAMLCFYRALALGPMGVVSPLASIGTVLVPLGVGIVAGERPGLLQATGMVVAVVGVLLAGGPRISGASVARQTIVLTLVSAFGFGAVMALISEASTTVTGLFLALFVQRVCNVAVGGAALYVSVRRGTPALPEGGLPALRGALPALAFVGIADVAANGTYAIAAQHGPVTMAAVLASLYPVVTSLAALGVLKERLQAVQAAGASLALVGTVLLASGS from the coding sequence ATGACAGCGGTCTTCGCCCTGGCCACCAGCCTTCTGTGGGGGCTCGCCGACTTCGGCGGCGGACTGCTCACCCGACGGCTGCAGGCGCTGACCGTCGTGGTGGTCTCGCAGACCCTGGCCGCCGTGGTGCTGGGCGCCATCGTGCTCGCCACCGGCGGCTGGCGGGAGGCCGGACCGCAGCTGTGGTGCGCGGTCGGCGCGGGCGTCGTGGGTCCCGCCGCCATGCTCTGCTTCTACCGCGCCCTGGCGCTCGGCCCGATGGGCGTGGTCTCCCCGCTCGCCTCGATCGGCACCGTCCTGGTACCGCTCGGCGTCGGGATCGTGGCGGGCGAACGGCCGGGCCTGCTGCAGGCCACCGGCATGGTGGTGGCCGTGGTCGGGGTGCTGCTGGCCGGCGGCCCGCGGATCAGCGGCGCGTCGGTGGCCCGCCAGACGATCGTGCTGACGCTGGTCTCGGCGTTCGGCTTCGGCGCGGTGATGGCGCTGATCTCCGAGGCGTCCACGACCGTGACCGGGCTCTTCCTCGCGCTGTTCGTCCAACGGGTGTGCAATGTCGCCGTCGGCGGCGCCGCCCTGTACGTCTCGGTGCGGCGCGGCACCCCGGCGCTGCCCGAGGGCGGACTCCCGGCCCTTCGCGGTGCGCTGCCCGCACTCGCCTTCGTCGGGATCGCCGATGTCGCCGCCAACGGCACCTACGCGATCGCCGCCCAGCACGGCCCGGTGACCATGGCGGCGGTGCTCGCCTCCCTCTACCCCGTCGTCACCTCGCTCGCGGCGCTGGGCGTCCT
- a CDS encoding type VII secretion system-associated protein, translating to MEESTQAAMTAGVPVTGDEMPEPPPEVIEAARDAPDHWLAMVDLTWQGEGPPPLWALIGQWRSGPTGEIEEWRDNPEYRPSPQMLDWPDPADAVDCAVQLAATGYGPGQDVSEALARAEVSVLVTATGSPLAAASPEGTPVIPVYTSQSYLESVGRLLYDRRPVSALVEQLPPGHALYLNPTGPVSMLVDTEELRAALAAASGTMDEAGKPAVAARPGTGAGGAEPVSGGRAIGKPARAANGSTVVGAGMASSGVARGRN from the coding sequence ATGGAAGAGAGCACACAGGCGGCGATGACGGCGGGCGTACCCGTGACGGGTGACGAGATGCCCGAACCCCCGCCGGAGGTCATCGAGGCGGCACGCGATGCGCCCGATCACTGGTTGGCCATGGTGGATCTGACCTGGCAGGGAGAGGGGCCACCGCCCCTGTGGGCGCTGATCGGGCAGTGGCGCTCGGGCCCGACGGGCGAGATCGAGGAGTGGCGGGACAACCCGGAGTACCGGCCGTCGCCGCAGATGCTGGACTGGCCGGATCCGGCCGACGCGGTCGACTGCGCGGTGCAGCTCGCCGCGACCGGCTACGGCCCGGGGCAGGACGTGTCCGAGGCGCTGGCGCGCGCGGAGGTGTCCGTGCTGGTCACCGCGACCGGCTCACCGCTGGCCGCCGCCTCGCCCGAGGGCACCCCGGTGATCCCGGTCTACACCTCGCAGAGCTATCTCGAATCGGTGGGCCGGCTGCTCTACGACCGCCGGCCGGTGTCCGCGCTCGTCGAGCAGCTGCCGCCGGGGCATGCGCTGTACCTCAACCCGACCGGCCCGGTGAGCATGCTGGTGGACACCGAGGAACTGCGCGCGGCGCTGGCCGCGGCGTCCGGCACGATGGACGAAGCGGGCAAGCCGGCCGTGGCGGCGCGCCCGGGGACCGGGGCCGGCGGCGCCGAGCCGGTGAGCGGCGGCCGGGCGATCGGCAAGCCGGCCCGTGCCGCGAACGGCAGCACCGTGGTCGGCGCCGGGATGGCCAGTAGTGGAGTGGCCCGCGGCCGGAACTGA